A section of the Ornithinimicrobium sufpigmenti genome encodes:
- a CDS encoding C45 family autoproteolytic acyltransferase/hydolase has protein sequence MTAGSGLLEPHRVDVRTVRIEGSSHRERGLARGRMLAGRIRETADGYARLFARKGIGAEDHRAAAVACLDALRAWHPGLHEEAVGIAEGAGLPLVDLGTTLARTEILTLVPDPPSECSTVTYQQPGGCVSAQTWDWYAAFATSWHRQEVVPLGGEHAHRGFTEFGMPGKIGLNAAGVGVHLNILRHRDDRPGGVPVHAVLARVLAEATTVGEAVEMVRSAPMSSSSLLTVVGAEEVVMVEVAAGRTGLLQRAGWLVHTNHFLAPELQDGAMLTDPASTTQERLAHLEEGVASAPAPQGAGDLLPLLCSAPELNCVARLPDPAQAPEDRTATLATVLLDPARGRVEVSPGIPQHASA, from the coding sequence ATGACCGCCGGGTCCGGGCTGCTGGAGCCGCACCGGGTCGACGTGCGGACGGTGCGCATCGAGGGCTCCAGCCACCGGGAGCGTGGGCTCGCGCGCGGGCGGATGCTCGCCGGGCGGATCCGGGAGACGGCTGACGGGTATGCCCGGTTGTTCGCCCGCAAGGGGATCGGTGCGGAGGACCACCGTGCGGCGGCCGTGGCCTGCCTGGACGCCCTGCGGGCCTGGCATCCCGGGTTGCACGAGGAGGCGGTCGGGATCGCGGAGGGCGCGGGGCTGCCGCTGGTCGACCTGGGCACGACCCTGGCGCGGACCGAGATCCTCACCCTGGTCCCCGACCCACCCTCGGAGTGCTCCACGGTGACCTACCAGCAGCCGGGCGGCTGCGTCTCGGCCCAGACCTGGGACTGGTATGCCGCGTTCGCCACCTCCTGGCACCGGCAGGAGGTCGTGCCCCTGGGGGGTGAGCACGCCCATCGTGGGTTCACCGAGTTCGGCATGCCGGGCAAGATCGGGCTGAACGCCGCTGGGGTCGGCGTGCATCTCAACATCCTGCGCCACCGCGACGACCGTCCAGGCGGCGTGCCGGTGCACGCCGTGCTGGCCCGGGTGCTGGCGGAGGCCACGACCGTGGGCGAGGCGGTGGAGATGGTCCGGTCCGCGCCCATGTCGTCCTCGTCGCTGCTGACCGTGGTCGGCGCCGAGGAGGTGGTGATGGTGGAGGTCGCGGCGGGGCGGACCGGGCTGCTGCAGCGCGCCGGCTGGCTGGTGCACACCAACCACTTCCTGGCGCCCGAGCTGCAGGACGGGGCGATGCTCACCGACCCGGCGTCCACCACGCAGGAACGGCTGGCTCACCTGGAGGAGGGCGTCGCCTCCGCCCCGGCTCCGCAAGGGGCCGGAGATCTGCTGCCGCTGCTGTGCTCGGCGCCGGAGCTGAACTGCGTGGCGCGGCTGCCGGACCCGGCTCAGGCTCCTGAGGACCGGACGGCGACGCTGGCGACTGTCCTGCTGGACCCCGCCCGCGGGCGGGTCGAGGTCAGTCCTGGGATCCCGCAG